Proteins from a genomic interval of Luteibacter pinisoli:
- the hrpB gene encoding ATP-dependent helicase HrpB: MTPAFPITSLLPDIVASLAERPRLVLEAPPGAGKTTQVPLALLDAPWLAGQRIVMLEPRRIAARAAAGFMSRQLGEEVGGTVGYRIRFESRVGPRTRIEVVTEGILGRMIQDDPSLEGVGAIVFDEFHERHLAGDLGAALALDVQASLRPELRLVVMSATLDGERIAQWLDAPRLTSPGRSFPVHIVHPPARAQETVEQHLARTVQLALRENEGDVLAFLPGRREIERVRGMLERMDGATEVVALHGELSLAEQQLALTPADPGSRRVVLATNVAESSVTLPGIRAVVDSGQAREPRFDPASGFSRLDTVVISQASADQRAGRAGRVAEGRAYRLWAQSRRLEPSRTAEIEQAELSGLALELAGWGSESLPWLDAPPAGAMSQARDLLRRLGALDDASAITTLGREMLALGATPRLGAAAMRARSDQRALVADLLALTEARSPLRGEASRNDDFRQRVHALHLWRDGGTRGARIGAADAGALAAIDKAAAGWRRRIEARTPPSGVPNAHAVGDLLAHAFPDRVAKRDDAQPSRYQLANGRGARLHENSALLGEPWLVIIDLRLDARDSLIYAAAPLDPDVLEREHAERFTHWRVLRWDDARQIAEAFEERRFDALVVSRKPVPVSGDDAMPALLAAIRSRGIGGLPWTENARRLRTRIGALRTWRPELGLPDVGDEALSRTLEAWLGPFLAGKRRLEAIQPAELSDAIAAMLDYDQRRALDAHAPEEMVVPSGMARRLEYGARDDDPGAPPVLAVKLQELFGLADTPRVGDGRVPVMLHLLSPAGRPIQVTQDLSGFWNRTYPEVKKELKGRYPKHPWPDDPWTATATHRAKPRGT; encoded by the coding sequence ATGACTCCTGCCTTCCCCATTACATCGTTGTTACCGGACATCGTCGCGTCGCTTGCCGAGCGACCGCGACTGGTCCTCGAGGCACCGCCGGGCGCGGGCAAGACCACCCAGGTACCGCTGGCGTTGCTCGATGCGCCTTGGCTGGCAGGCCAGCGCATCGTGATGCTGGAACCTCGCCGCATCGCGGCGCGCGCGGCGGCCGGCTTCATGTCGCGGCAGCTTGGCGAGGAGGTGGGCGGCACCGTGGGTTACCGCATCCGCTTTGAATCACGGGTGGGGCCACGCACGCGCATCGAAGTGGTGACGGAAGGCATCCTTGGCCGCATGATCCAGGACGATCCCTCCCTGGAGGGCGTGGGTGCCATCGTGTTCGATGAATTCCACGAGCGTCATCTGGCAGGTGACCTTGGCGCCGCGCTGGCGCTCGATGTCCAGGCCAGCCTGCGGCCCGAACTGCGCCTGGTCGTCATGTCGGCGACGCTGGATGGCGAGCGCATCGCGCAATGGCTCGATGCGCCGCGGCTGACGAGCCCGGGGCGCAGCTTCCCCGTCCACATCGTGCATCCGCCCGCGCGGGCGCAGGAAACCGTCGAACAGCACCTTGCCCGCACGGTCCAGCTCGCCTTGCGGGAAAATGAAGGCGATGTGCTGGCGTTCCTGCCGGGCCGCCGCGAGATCGAGCGCGTGCGCGGCATGCTTGAGCGCATGGATGGCGCCACCGAGGTCGTCGCACTCCACGGCGAGCTTTCGCTGGCTGAGCAGCAGCTCGCGTTGACGCCCGCGGACCCGGGCTCGCGCCGCGTGGTGCTGGCCACCAACGTCGCCGAATCCAGTGTCACGCTGCCGGGCATCCGCGCCGTCGTCGATAGCGGCCAGGCACGCGAGCCACGCTTCGATCCCGCGTCGGGTTTCTCGCGGCTGGACACCGTCGTCATCTCGCAGGCTTCCGCCGACCAGCGCGCCGGGCGTGCCGGCCGTGTCGCCGAGGGCCGTGCGTACCGGCTGTGGGCGCAGAGTCGTCGCCTGGAGCCGTCGCGCACGGCCGAGATCGAACAGGCGGAACTCTCAGGCCTGGCCCTGGAACTCGCGGGCTGGGGCAGTGAATCGTTGCCATGGCTTGATGCGCCGCCTGCGGGTGCGATGAGCCAGGCGCGCGACCTGCTGCGCCGGCTGGGGGCGCTGGACGATGCCTCCGCCATCACGACGCTCGGCCGCGAGATGCTGGCCCTTGGCGCCACGCCGCGCCTGGGTGCCGCGGCCATGCGTGCACGCAGCGACCAGCGTGCCCTCGTCGCCGACCTGCTGGCATTGACCGAGGCTCGATCGCCCCTGCGCGGCGAGGCTTCACGCAACGACGATTTCCGCCAGCGCGTGCATGCGTTGCACTTGTGGCGCGACGGTGGAACACGTGGCGCCCGCATCGGCGCGGCGGATGCCGGCGCGCTCGCCGCGATCGACAAGGCTGCGGCGGGGTGGCGTCGCCGGATCGAGGCCAGGACGCCCCCCAGCGGCGTGCCCAACGCGCATGCCGTGGGCGACCTGCTGGCGCATGCGTTTCCCGACCGCGTGGCGAAGCGCGACGACGCGCAACCATCGCGCTACCAGCTCGCGAATGGGCGCGGAGCGCGTCTGCACGAGAACAGTGCGCTGCTGGGCGAGCCCTGGCTCGTCATCATCGACCTGCGCCTCGACGCGCGCGATAGCCTTATCTACGCAGCGGCCCCCCTCGACCCGGACGTGCTCGAGCGCGAACATGCCGAACGCTTCACCCATTGGCGGGTGCTGCGCTGGGATGATGCCCGCCAGATCGCCGAAGCCTTCGAAGAGCGTCGCTTCGATGCGCTCGTGGTGTCCCGCAAGCCCGTTCCAGTGAGTGGCGACGACGCGATGCCCGCCTTGCTCGCCGCCATCCGCTCGCGCGGCATCGGTGGCCTGCCGTGGACGGAAAACGCCCGACGCTTGCGTACGCGCATTGGCGCCTTGCGCACATGGCGGCCCGAACTCGGTTTGCCCGATGTCGGCGACGAGGCGTTGTCGCGTACCCTCGAGGCGTGGCTGGGGCCCTTCCTAGCCGGCAAGCGGCGGCTCGAAGCCATCCAGCCCGCCGAGCTCTCCGACGCCATCGCGGCCATGCTCGACTACGACCAGCGCCGCGCCCTCGATGCGCATGCGCCCGAAGAGATGGTGGTGCCGAGCGGCATGGCGCGCCGCCTCGAATATGGTGCTCGCGACGACGACCCTGGCGCGCCGCCCGTGCTCGCGGTGAAACTCCAGGAGTTGTTCGGCCTGGCCGACACGCCGCGCGTGGGCGATGGCCGCGTACCGGTGATGCTCCACCTGCTGTCACCCGCGGGGCGACCTATCCAGGTCACCCAGGACCTCTCAGGCTTCTGGAACCGCACCTACCCCGAAGTGAAGAAAGAGCTGAAGGGGCGCTACCCGAAGCACCCCTGGCCGGACGATCCATGGACCGCCACGGCGACGCACCGCGCGAAGCCACGCGGTACCTGA
- a CDS encoding pseudouridine synthase, producing the protein MRVNKYIAESGLCSRREADELLQAGRVTINDEPVGMGAKALDGDVVKVDGEVVVARTVAPESAKNRGVYIALYKPVGITCTTDTTVDGNIVDFVDHPQRIFPIGRLDKDSEGLILLTSNGDIVNEILRAENHHEKEYLVAVNKAVTDEFLAGMARGVRIHNQMTKPCKVRKIAKFGFGITLTQGLNRQIRLMAAAFGYRVTQLRRVRIINVKLGHLKVGQWRNLTEAELKGLLPERTRW; encoded by the coding sequence ATGCGCGTTAACAAGTACATCGCGGAATCCGGCCTGTGCTCCCGCCGCGAGGCGGACGAGCTGCTCCAGGCCGGCCGCGTCACCATCAACGACGAGCCCGTCGGCATGGGCGCCAAGGCGCTGGACGGCGACGTCGTGAAGGTGGATGGCGAGGTGGTCGTGGCACGCACGGTAGCGCCGGAGTCGGCGAAGAACCGCGGCGTCTACATCGCGCTGTACAAGCCGGTGGGCATCACCTGCACGACCGACACGACCGTGGACGGCAATATCGTCGACTTCGTGGACCACCCGCAGCGCATCTTCCCGATCGGCCGGCTGGACAAGGATTCCGAAGGCCTGATCCTGCTCACCAGCAACGGCGACATCGTCAACGAGATCCTGCGCGCCGAGAACCACCACGAGAAGGAATACCTCGTGGCGGTGAACAAGGCCGTGACGGATGAATTCCTCGCTGGCATGGCGCGCGGCGTGCGCATCCACAACCAGATGACCAAACCGTGCAAGGTGCGCAAGATCGCCAAGTTCGGCTTCGGCATCACGCTCACCCAGGGGCTGAACCGGCAGATCCGCCTCATGGCGGCAGCCTTCGGCTACCGCGTCACGCAGCTGCGCCGCGTGCGCATCATCAACGTGAAGCTCGGCCACCTGAAGGTGGGCCAGTGGCGCAACCTGACCGAGGCCGAGCTGAAGGGCCTGCTGCCCGAACGCACGCGCTGGTAA
- a CDS encoding NADP-dependent malic enzyme gives MAISEELRQAALEYHRLPRPGKIKVTPTTSLLTQRDLSLAYSPGVAAACDAIVADPREAAELTARSNLVAVITNGTAVLGLGNIGALASKPVMEGKGVLFQKFAGIDVFDIEINETDPDKLVDIIASLEPTFGGINLEDIKAPECFVVERKLRERMKIPVFHDDQHGTAIIVGAAVINALLVTGKKIEDVKLATTGMGAAGISCVDMLVTLGLKPENILAFDRDGVLHNERTDLDPDKQRYARNTPKRTLAEIVEGADIFLGLSAGGILKPEMVATMADRPIIFALANPNPEILPEDAKAVRPDCIMATGRSDYPNQVNNALCFPYLFRGALDVGASVINEQMKVACVKAIAELARREASDVSARAYGGKPPSFGPEYLIPQPFDPRLLMQLPPAIAKAAMDSGVAERPIEDFPAYVEKLTSFVFRTGLLMKPVFDRAKADPKRVVYAEGEEETVLRAVQTVVDEGLARPILVGRPDVIEKRIARAGLRLKPGVDFEMCNIHSDPRFEDYWKLYHSLMERRGVTPASAKAVVRSRPTVIAALMVERGEADAMICGLVGTYQSKLDYIRDIIGLDESVCEASAMAAVATEKGTFFFLDTYVQEDPTAEQIAEATMQASIRLKLFGIQPKIALLSNSNFGSRETRNSRKMREALKLIRERVPRLEVEGEMQADVALTPELRERIFPNSQLEGKANVFVFPNLDAANTAYNMVRVLCDGVVIGPILMGVAKPAHILTPQATVRRVVNMTSVACVEAQIRAGAPRTRV, from the coding sequence ATGGCCATTTCAGAGGAACTGCGGCAAGCCGCCCTCGAGTACCACCGTCTTCCCCGCCCGGGCAAGATCAAGGTCACGCCGACGACGTCGCTGCTCACCCAGCGCGACCTCTCCCTGGCGTATTCGCCGGGCGTGGCCGCGGCGTGCGATGCCATCGTCGCGGACCCGCGCGAAGCCGCCGAGCTCACCGCGCGTTCCAACCTCGTCGCCGTCATCACCAATGGCACCGCGGTGCTGGGCCTGGGCAACATCGGCGCGCTGGCCAGCAAGCCGGTGATGGAAGGCAAGGGCGTGCTGTTCCAGAAGTTCGCCGGCATCGATGTGTTCGACATCGAAATCAACGAGACCGACCCGGACAAGCTGGTCGACATCATTGCCAGCCTCGAGCCCACCTTCGGTGGCATCAACCTCGAAGACATCAAGGCGCCGGAATGCTTCGTCGTGGAGCGCAAGCTGCGCGAGCGCATGAAGATCCCGGTGTTCCACGATGACCAGCATGGCACCGCGATCATCGTCGGTGCCGCGGTCATCAACGCGCTGCTGGTCACCGGCAAGAAGATCGAGGACGTGAAGCTCGCCACCACGGGCATGGGCGCGGCGGGCATCTCCTGCGTCGACATGCTGGTGACGCTCGGCCTGAAGCCGGAAAACATCCTGGCCTTCGACCGCGACGGCGTGCTGCACAACGAGCGCACTGACCTTGATCCGGACAAGCAGCGCTACGCGCGCAACACGCCCAAGCGCACGCTTGCCGAGATCGTCGAAGGCGCCGACATCTTCCTCGGCCTCTCCGCTGGCGGGATCCTGAAGCCGGAAATGGTCGCCACGATGGCCGACCGTCCCATCATCTTCGCGCTGGCCAACCCGAACCCGGAAATCCTGCCCGAGGACGCCAAGGCCGTCCGGCCGGACTGCATCATGGCCACTGGCCGTTCGGATTACCCGAACCAGGTGAACAACGCACTGTGCTTCCCGTACCTGTTCCGCGGCGCGCTGGATGTCGGCGCGTCGGTGATCAACGAGCAGATGAAGGTGGCCTGCGTGAAAGCCATCGCCGAACTGGCACGCCGCGAAGCCTCCGACGTGAGCGCGCGCGCGTACGGCGGCAAGCCGCCGAGCTTTGGCCCTGAGTACCTGATTCCGCAGCCGTTCGATCCGCGCCTGCTGATGCAGCTGCCGCCGGCCATCGCCAAGGCGGCGATGGATTCGGGCGTGGCCGAGCGTCCCATCGAGGATTTCCCGGCCTACGTCGAGAAACTCACCAGCTTCGTGTTCCGCACGGGCCTGCTGATGAAGCCCGTGTTCGATCGCGCCAAGGCCGATCCGAAGCGCGTGGTGTACGCCGAAGGCGAAGAAGAAACCGTGCTGCGCGCCGTGCAGACGGTGGTGGACGAAGGCCTGGCCCGGCCCATCCTGGTCGGCCGCCCCGACGTCATCGAAAAGCGCATTGCGCGGGCGGGCCTGCGCCTGAAGCCCGGTGTCGATTTCGAGATGTGCAACATCCACTCCGATCCGCGCTTCGAAGACTACTGGAAGCTCTATCACTCACTGATGGAACGTCGCGGCGTCACCCCGGCATCGGCGAAGGCGGTGGTGCGTTCGCGCCCGACCGTCATTGCTGCGCTGATGGTGGAGCGCGGCGAAGCCGACGCGATGATCTGCGGCCTGGTCGGTACCTACCAGAGCAAGCTGGATTACATCCGCGACATCATCGGCCTCGACGAGAGCGTGTGCGAGGCATCCGCCATGGCCGCCGTGGCGACGGAGAAGGGCACCTTCTTCTTCCTCGACACCTACGTGCAGGAAGACCCGACCGCCGAGCAAATCGCCGAAGCGACGATGCAGGCCTCGATCCGCCTGAAGCTGTTCGGTATCCAGCCCAAGATCGCCCTGCTGTCGAATTCCAACTTCGGCAGCCGGGAAACGCGCAACTCGCGGAAGATGCGCGAGGCGCTGAAGCTGATCCGCGAGCGCGTGCCGCGCCTGGAAGTGGAAGGCGAGATGCAGGCCGACGTGGCCCTCACCCCCGAACTGCGCGAGCGGATTTTCCCGAACTCGCAGCTGGAGGGTAAGGCCAACGTCTTCGTGTTCCCGAACCTGGACGCGGCCAACACCGCCTACAACATGGTGCGGGTGCTCTGCGACGGCGTGGTCATCGGCCCGATCCTCATGGGCGTGGCCAAGCCGGCGCACATCCTCACCCCGCAGGCCACGGTCCGCCGGGTGGTGAACATGACCTCGGTGGCCTGCGTGGAAGCCCAGATCCGCGCGGGAGCCCCTCGCACCCGCGTGTAA
- a CDS encoding ABC transporter ATP-binding protein has translation MTTPALHVKDLRKTYGNGVEALKGVSLTVQPGDFFALLGPNGAGKSTLIGILSSLVNASSGDAEVFGVSIHKRRSDAMRLIGLVPQEINFNQFEKPFDICVNQAGFYGIGRAEASERAEKYLKELRLWDKAHHQARMLSGGMKRRLMIARAMMNEPKLLILDEPTAGVDIEIRRSMWQFVSGINAAGTTVILTTHYLEEAEQLCRNIAIIDQGRIVKNTTMKSLLSTLDVETFVLDVNRTTGDLPALPGVTLRVVDDHTLEAEMSRAHDLNSLFAALSAHGITVTSMRNKANRLEELFVRLVEHGRENQA, from the coding sequence ATGACCACCCCTGCCTTACACGTTAAAGATCTGCGGAAAACCTACGGCAACGGCGTCGAGGCCCTGAAAGGGGTCTCGCTCACCGTCCAGCCGGGGGATTTCTTCGCCCTGCTCGGCCCGAACGGTGCCGGCAAGTCCACCCTGATCGGCATCCTGTCGTCCCTGGTCAACGCCTCCTCCGGCGATGCCGAGGTCTTCGGCGTGTCGATCCACAAGCGGCGCAGCGACGCCATGCGGCTGATTGGCCTGGTCCCCCAGGAAATCAACTTCAACCAGTTCGAGAAGCCTTTCGACATCTGCGTGAACCAGGCCGGCTTCTACGGCATTGGCCGCGCCGAGGCCTCCGAGCGGGCGGAGAAGTACCTGAAGGAGCTGCGCCTTTGGGACAAGGCGCACCACCAGGCGCGCATGCTCTCCGGCGGCATGAAGCGCCGCCTCATGATCGCCCGCGCGATGATGAACGAGCCGAAGCTGCTGATCCTCGACGAGCCCACCGCAGGCGTGGATATCGAGATCCGCCGCTCGATGTGGCAGTTCGTCAGCGGCATCAATGCCGCCGGCACCACCGTGATCCTCACCACGCATTACCTTGAGGAAGCGGAGCAGCTCTGCCGCAACATCGCCATCATCGACCAGGGCCGCATCGTGAAGAACACCACGATGAAGAGCCTGCTGTCGACCCTGGACGTGGAAACCTTCGTGCTGGACGTGAACCGCACCACGGGCGACCTGCCCGCCCTGCCCGGCGTCACCCTGCGCGTGGTCGACGATCACACGCTGGAAGCCGAGATGTCCCGCGCGCACGACCTGAACTCGCTGTTCGCCGCCCTGTCGGCCCACGGCATCACGGTGACGTCCATGCGTAACAAGGCCAATCGCCTCGAGGAACTGTTCGTCCGCCTGGTCGAGCACGGCCGGGAGAACCAGGCATGA
- a CDS encoding flavohemoglobin expression-modulating QEGLA motif protein: MHAKADTAPLSPEMRHYAALDQRLLAAVRNIRILPTVSWPASVEERLIEEFSAGRVSVPEILYHPPDLSETRAELEAIEAQASEDHPIADYLRRTAESWRVATRMLEAAGTDGVTEASVLLYGRPGDAIPGSNRSNLDAAAYFVNLADELGADLDTEDAAGNITADELRRDMSASLDAFFAPGTIAVEVDPELTAKAAAGATRIRLRGGARFTEYDRHQLLAHEAFVHSLTALNGREQPVLASLARTSPRVTATQEGLAVFAELMSGAIDISRLKRISLRILAIDMAMNGADFVEVFRYFRVCGQSVPDSFHSAQRVFRGVPLTGGSAFAKDNVYLTGLLAVHTFFRWALRQRRLDLLRNLFSGKLALHDVMSLEAHFESGDIAAPRYLPPWMQHVHGLAGKLAFSLFVNHIHMAGVEAEEISLGL; encoded by the coding sequence ATGCACGCCAAGGCCGATACCGCACCGCTCTCACCCGAGATGCGCCATTACGCCGCCCTGGACCAGCGCCTGCTGGCCGCGGTACGCAATATCCGCATCCTGCCCACGGTGTCGTGGCCGGCCTCGGTGGAAGAGCGGCTGATCGAGGAATTCAGCGCCGGCCGGGTCTCCGTGCCGGAGATCCTCTACCACCCGCCCGATCTCTCCGAGACGCGGGCGGAGCTGGAGGCCATCGAGGCCCAGGCCAGCGAAGACCACCCGATCGCGGACTACCTGCGGCGGACCGCTGAATCCTGGCGAGTGGCCACGCGCATGCTCGAGGCGGCCGGCACCGATGGGGTCACCGAGGCCTCGGTGCTGCTCTATGGCCGCCCGGGCGATGCGATTCCCGGCAGCAATCGCAGCAACCTGGATGCCGCGGCCTATTTCGTGAACCTGGCCGACGAGCTCGGCGCGGACCTGGACACCGAGGACGCCGCCGGCAATATCACCGCCGACGAACTGCGCCGCGACATGAGCGCGAGCCTGGACGCGTTCTTCGCCCCGGGCACCATCGCGGTGGAAGTGGACCCCGAACTCACCGCCAAGGCGGCGGCCGGTGCAACCCGCATCCGCCTGCGCGGCGGCGCCCGCTTCACCGAGTACGACCGCCACCAGCTGCTGGCGCACGAGGCCTTCGTCCACTCGCTCACGGCATTGAACGGCCGCGAGCAACCGGTGCTGGCCTCGCTGGCGCGTACCTCGCCACGCGTCACCGCGACCCAGGAAGGCCTGGCCGTGTTCGCCGAGCTGATGTCGGGCGCCATCGACATTTCGCGGCTGAAGCGCATCAGCCTGCGCATCCTGGCCATCGACATGGCCATGAACGGCGCCGATTTCGTCGAGGTGTTCCGCTATTTCCGCGTCTGCGGGCAGAGCGTGCCGGACAGCTTCCACTCCGCCCAGCGGGTGTTCCGTGGCGTGCCGCTCACCGGCGGCTCGGCCTTCGCGAAAGACAACGTCTACCTCACCGGCCTGCTCGCGGTGCACACCTTTTTCCGCTGGGCGCTGCGCCAGCGCCGCCTGGACCTGTTGCGCAACCTGTTCTCGGGCAAGCTGGCGCTGCATGACGTGATGTCCCTCGAGGCGCATTTCGAGAGCGGCGACATCGCGGCGCCGCGCTACCTGCCACCGTGGATGCAGCACGTGCACGGACTGGCCGGGAAGCTGGCGTTCTCCCTCTTCGTCAACCATATCCACATGGCCGGCGTGGAAGCCGAGGAAATCTCCCTCGGCTTGTGA
- a CDS encoding FAD-binding oxidoreductase, with amino-acid sequence MAEQFQLRLADSFMLAPAVRHMAFERADGQPLAFVPGQFLQVHFQYEDGKATKRSYSVGTVGDGTSPVERIEIAVSYVEGGAATKLLGGLDHGGLIDASGPYGRFCLMDGDQNQRYILIATGTGVTPYRAMLPQIEALMASRGCRFVLLYGARNEGELLYGEEFEAFARKHEGFDFHPCFSRGPRPNPRPHDRVGYVQAMLAELEPKAEGDIAYLCGNPNMVDASFAALKEHGLPVQHIRREKYISSR; translated from the coding sequence ATGGCTGAACAATTCCAGCTCCGCCTCGCCGATAGCTTCATGCTGGCCCCCGCGGTGCGGCACATGGCCTTCGAGCGCGCGGACGGCCAGCCCCTGGCCTTCGTGCCCGGCCAGTTCCTCCAGGTGCATTTCCAATACGAAGACGGCAAGGCCACCAAGCGCAGCTACTCGGTGGGTACCGTGGGCGACGGCACCAGCCCGGTCGAGCGGATCGAAATCGCGGTTTCCTACGTGGAAGGCGGCGCGGCGACCAAGCTGCTGGGTGGCCTGGACCACGGCGGCCTGATCGATGCCAGCGGCCCGTACGGCCGTTTCTGCCTGATGGACGGGGACCAGAACCAGCGCTACATCCTGATCGCCACCGGCACCGGGGTCACCCCGTACCGGGCCATGCTGCCGCAGATCGAGGCCCTGATGGCCTCGCGCGGCTGCCGTTTCGTGCTCCTTTATGGCGCCCGCAACGAGGGCGAGCTGCTCTATGGCGAGGAGTTCGAGGCCTTCGCGCGCAAGCACGAGGGGTTTGATTTCCATCCCTGCTTCAGCCGCGGCCCCCGCCCGAATCCCCGCCCTCACGATCGCGTGGGCTATGTCCAGGCGATGCTGGCCGAACTCGAGCCGAAGGCCGAAGGCGATATCGCCTACCTGTGCGGCAATCCGAACATGGTGGATGCCTCCTTCGCGGCGCTGAAGGAGCACGGGCTCCCGGTGCAGCACATCCGTCGCGAGAAATACATCAGCTCGCGCTGA
- a CDS encoding ABC transporter permease, with the protein MSTQLVALGTIVRREIVRILRIWTQTLIPPAITMTLYFVIFGKLIGSRIGTMHGFTYMQYIVPGLVMMSIITNSYGNISSSFFGAKFGRFVEEMLVSPMPNWVILLGYVTGAVTRGIIVGALVLTIALFFTDLHVAHPVTTFFSVLLGATVFSLAGFVNAVFAKKFDDIALVPTFVLTPLTYLGGVFYSVDLLSEPWHSISLVNPILYMVNAFRFGVLGVSDVPIVTAFIVMGVFVVGLSAVALRLLSRGVGLRS; encoded by the coding sequence ATGAGCACGCAACTCGTCGCCCTCGGCACCATCGTCCGCCGCGAGATCGTCCGCATCCTGCGCATCTGGACGCAGACGCTGATCCCGCCGGCCATCACGATGACGCTGTACTTCGTCATCTTCGGCAAGCTCATCGGCAGCCGCATCGGCACCATGCATGGCTTCACCTACATGCAGTACATCGTGCCGGGCCTGGTGATGATGAGCATCATCACCAACAGCTACGGCAATATCTCCTCCTCGTTCTTCGGCGCGAAGTTCGGCCGCTTCGTGGAAGAGATGCTGGTGTCGCCCATGCCCAACTGGGTGATCCTGCTCGGCTACGTCACCGGCGCCGTCACCCGCGGCATCATCGTCGGCGCGCTGGTGCTGACCATCGCCCTGTTCTTCACCGACCTGCACGTGGCCCATCCGGTCACCACGTTCTTCTCCGTGCTGCTCGGCGCCACGGTGTTTTCGCTGGCCGGCTTCGTCAATGCGGTGTTCGCCAAGAAGTTCGACGACATCGCACTGGTGCCGACCTTCGTCCTCACCCCGCTCACCTACCTGGGCGGCGTGTTTTACTCAGTGGACCTGCTCAGCGAGCCGTGGCACAGCATCTCGCTGGTCAACCCGATCCTGTACATGGTGAACGCGTTCCGCTTCGGCGTGCTCGGGGTCAGCGACGTGCCCATCGTGACGGCTTTCATCGTCATGGGCGTGTTCGTGGTGGGCCTGTCGGCGGTGGCACTGCGCCTGCTCAGCCGCGGCGTCGGCCTGCGTTCGTAA